In the Ctenopharyngodon idella isolate HZGC_01 chromosome 21, HZGC01, whole genome shotgun sequence genome, TCCAGCAAGCTCTCGCAGGGTTCGGGGTACTCCATAACCAGAGTGAATTTTCGAGGGTGTTCGAACCACTCGTAGAGTTGAATGACGTAGGGGCTTATGGGTTCTCGCCTCATCATTAGCAGCAGCGCCACTTCTGTAATGAGAGGTTCAGGATGCCCAGGCTAGAGAAAAGTAGTAGACAAAGGGTCAGCTGGGTATAAATCTGAagaaaacatattatttttacatgtacTTTACTTTGATCTTTTTAGATACGTTCAAAAATTGCCTTTTCAGCTCAAAGTCATTTGGTGCCTCTAGGCTTATTTGTCAATCACATTTACACCTAATGCTTTCTACTTGTGTATTAACTACAGTAATCTGCACTTAAACAACTAAATACATATTCAGGTTTTGGCCAACTTACGATATCAAGATAAAGAAAGTTGTCAAACTTGCGCATCCGTTTGATGGCaacctgcaaaaaaaaagagaataaagTAAAAACTTTCGATAACAGTAACAGTATTCAATTCTTGCACTAAGTATTAAATCAtctataattgttttttaaatatgttttgatgcATGCTAGAGCAAAATGTTTGTACAATTCAGTAAGATTTACCTTTTTGCCATCAAATTTGCGTGTTCCCTCGAACACACTGCCAAATGTTCCGGATCCGATCATCTTTCCCACGTAGTAGAGAGACTCAAAGGACTCTGAAAAACGAACAGAAATATATGAGCTTGCTAGatccattgttttatttaaaagaatatcagTGCTGGTTGTGTcgagaaaataatattaatattctgtGAAAACGAGCCTTAAGATATTTTAGTGGAAAATAAGAtgacaatactgtttaaaataatgttggAGAAATAATGACTGGTGATTTACCATTATATGGCTTGACGCCGGAGTGATCTGGTGCAGGTGATGACGGCTCAGGATCAATCTCAGACTCCAGATCTGATGGAGGGACAAAAGGCTCCACAACATCCACAGAACTGCAGTGGAAACAGCAGCAGAAAGGAAGCTTCAGAGCCTTCCATAGCCTCTTCCAGAAAGAACCAAATCCTTTCCTCTTCCTGCATTCTGTAGGTTTTTctgaaatgaagaaaaacaattgaaaacaCAACAATTAGAAACTGACTTCAGCGTTATTTCTAAATATTCcctgaatgttcaaaacgtcccgttttttcaatgtttcaaaaatattttttcttgatTAAAGAAACAttctattttataattttgcattATGGGAAAGttgcttttgaatgttctctaaatgtTCTGAAAATGTTAGACAAACGTCCAGTTAaactatttctaataaataaggCCCAGCCTTATTTCAGCCTCACCTGTTGAGCTCTTGGTCACAGGAGAAGATTCCCTGGCTCCCGGAGCAGTTCGGCCATGTGAAGTCTCTGGTGGCTCAAGAGGAACTTGACCTGGCAGCGGAGGGCACGTCCACCCTTCGAGGCTGTCGGACCTGGACAAACAGATGCTGCTGCAACTGCCCCGTTCGCTTGGGCTGTCCGAAATATCACCACTCCACCTCCATTCGACGCTGTGCGAGCCTCTGCTGCTAAGGCTGATGGACTCTCTGCTGAACCGCCTCACTACATTGTCCTCAGAGAGGGAATCTGTGGAAACAGTTCAGCCATTGAATATAGAAACAGAAACTGAGCcataatttctttattaaaagCCAATTCTGACCTCTGCGAGAGAGTTTAGATGAAGTGGACGGACGTCCATCATCTGGCCTCTGCTGGCTGCCGCTCTGCCACTCCGTCCTCCGGTGATCCTGACCTGAGGACACAGAAACAGCCAAATCAGAAGACAGAGGTGTTAAATATCCAGGCTCTGTGTCTGGGCCGAGTCTGGCAGCGGATCCTGATCACGGTCCTCAGAACCGGGTCTCcaaatcaaatgttttaataataatcaataatcaatGGCAGTGGTCAATTACAAATTATTACTATAGTTACTCAAATTGAAAagtttatttcatatgcaagGAATAGGAATCAAATACATGTGATCATTTAGCTGGGAAAATTGGGGGATCAAATGGGTTACCTGACACAAGTTTCTTCATATTAATTTAGTCaatcattgtacaacatcataCCATAACATAccataaacaaatgaaaacctAAAGCACTCACCTCCTCTTTCACTCATGTGAGCCATCGATATCCTCCTGTAAACtgaaataatacaatacaacatacaatacaaaaacaataaaatacaattctCCCAAGAAATCCCCCtccccaaaaaataaataaaaaaattaaaaaacaataaaaaattaaataaaactccAAACTCCTTCTATAATAAGaaatgaacaataaaataaaactgtcctTAGAAATAATATGAACTCCttcaaaaaattaaactttatgtAAAGGATATATCCTCCGATCTCCTTCTAGAATAAAAGTCTCCTCTCTGAAATCCTCTGAACAGCTTCAAAATCGCAAGATCAGCACAGAAAATATTCTGCCAAAGTCTCTGAATTCGCCTCGTCTCTCAATCAACATATAGCGATCGGTTCAAGTGTAAACATGTGCAGTCAGGATTCATAACACGCGTCGCTATAGCGACTAAAATTCGAATCACGCATTCGCACGCATGGACACCTGAAGTCGCGTGCATGAGCAGAGAAATCTGAACACATTATTGAATAGTTACAAACTTCATTTTGACGTTTTCTTTAATACATATGAGCAGTAGCGGCTCCTGGACAGACATTTAGGGCAGATTCAGGGTCTTAGCGCTAGATTTTTGTAAGATTTATGTTCTAATCGCTGAACACATCAGACACACTTTTGACAGAATTCTCATGTCCTTGCGTTAATTATCCTGAGGGTGGCGctctaatgatgattgacacTCTAGTAAACGGAATTGTGTTGCTGTTGAAGTCTGTAGTTTtgaaagtttaataaaaaaaaataaaaaaaacgagAAACGCATAGAATGTCATCTTAGAATTGcttaatgtagtatttattgcttcagaatgttgttttataatattgcaAGTTATGCAGGAATTCCAGTGAGGAAAAAAGTAGTCTATtctcaaacaaacataaaacaaacacaacagaactactGTATATGAAAGCTATTCACATGAGCACGTTTAAATTGAAGGGTTTATACTCTCATTAATTTGATACGCTACTCCACATAGGAAGAACAGACATGCCAACTAGTTACTGACCTGATGCAGACACATATCTGAAGCGGACTGATAACGTCTTGTCTGGAGTTGTGTTTACCTAACTTTAAAAATAAGCGGGGCAACCAGAAATCTGTCCCAGTGCCTCTCTGAGAGcgcgctgcagttccatttctcaccacagatttacattggaaatttgtggggcgctgtagagctagGGAGGGCTCCGAGACCGGCTGCCCCACTTAGTATCACGCAGACATGCCTGCCGAATCCTTGtgctacattttaatat is a window encoding:
- the LOC127503814 gene encoding serine/threonine-protein kinase prk-2-like isoform X6, encoding MLYCIISVYRRISMAHMSERGGQDHRRTEWQSGSQQRPDDGRPSTSSKLSRRDSLSEDNVVRRFSRESISLSSRGSHSVEWRWSGDISDSPSERGSCSSICLSRSDSLEGWTCPPLPGQVPLEPPETSHGRTAPGARESSPVTKSSTEKPTECRKRKGFGSFWKRLWKALKLPFCCCFHCSSVDVVEPFVPPSDLESEIDPEPSSPAPDHSGVKPYNESFESLYYVGKMIGSGTFGSVFEGTRKFDGKKVAIKRMRKFDNFLYLDIPGHPEPLITEVALLLMMRREPISPYVIQLYEWFEHPRKFTLVMEYPEPCESLLDFIDRNPQLDETIARVFMRQAVLAVQHCIEHDVFHNDIHADNFLLKHTLEIKLIDFGCGQLFSSDGYETDTYVGIQDHCPPEVFTDPRFHAVPANVWALGVMLYKMVNACPPFRNRREITQAKVTFQSSNLSKGNNLSSRLDTKPEVQLQPDWELRACPRLNKNTRDCKTGKKSSCHHSHICFVLKIILLCCFFLKSSQDKSSLFI
- the LOC127503814 gene encoding serine/threonine-protein kinase prk-2-like isoform X8; the protein is MLYCFILVYRRISMAHMSERGGQDHRRTEWQSGSQQRPDDGRPSTSSKLSRRDSLSEDNVVRRFSRESISLSSRGSHSVEWRWSGDISDSPSERGSCSSICLSRSDSLEGWTCPPLPGQVPLEPPETSHGRTAPGARESSPVTKSSTEKPTECRKRKGFGSFWKRLWKALKLPFCCCFHCSSVDVVEPFVPPSDLESEIDPEPSSPAPDHSGVKPYNESFESLYYVGKMIGSGTFGSVFEGTRKFDGKKVAIKRMRKFDNFLYLDIPGHPEPLITEVALLLMMRREPISPYVIQLYEWFEHPRKFTLVMEYPEPCESLLDFIDRNPQLDETIARVFMRQAVLAVQHCIEHDVFHNDIHADNFLLKHTLEIKLIDFGCGQLFSSDGYETDTYVGIQDHCPPEVFTDPRFHAVPANVWALGVMLYKMVNACPPFRNRREITQAKVTFQSSNLSKGNNLSSRLDTKPEVQLQPDWELRACPRLNKNTRDCKTGKKSSCHHSHICFVLKIILLCCFFLKSSQDKSSLFI